A single region of the Yersinia entomophaga genome encodes:
- a CDS encoding multidrug effflux MFS transporter: MQKFLFLLLSLILLGPLGIDLYLPTIPAIAKGLNSSESLIQSTIALFILVLGVGQLIAGPLVDKYGRKPIAIIGILLYMLGAAMAALATTPTMFVASRLLQGTAVCCTAVVAFSGVRDRLNGNEAARAFGFLNGTLNIVPALAPLLGGLLAEAFGWRAPFWFLVLYAVLVLILVVFFLPETRPAGTQSVKGLPFKNYLRILRDDRFLVFALVNAGAMGMALTYVSLAPNVLMGEANLTPLQFSLAFGANGFWIMFVSFFANRIIQKVGRPACLMTGSLLMALGCVGLLFGLTQLSAEMQNSWPTYMLPVASACAGLAFMMGPATSYALEPYANEAGVASALVGFVQMAGGAALGLIAMSLPIQPKLSLALVMLTGCLLAWIARSASKRMPTIIKKIA; this comes from the coding sequence ATGCAAAAATTTCTGTTTTTATTACTCAGCCTGATTCTATTAGGCCCACTGGGTATCGACCTTTACCTGCCCACTATTCCCGCTATTGCCAAAGGCCTGAATAGCAGCGAATCACTAATTCAATCCACCATAGCGCTGTTTATTCTGGTTTTGGGCGTCGGGCAACTGATCGCAGGTCCATTGGTGGATAAATATGGCCGCAAACCTATCGCCATCATCGGAATTCTGCTGTATATGCTGGGTGCCGCAATGGCAGCGCTAGCGACTACGCCAACGATGTTTGTCGCCTCGCGCCTGCTACAGGGAACCGCCGTATGTTGCACCGCCGTGGTGGCATTTAGCGGCGTGCGCGATCGTTTAAATGGTAACGAGGCCGCCCGAGCCTTTGGTTTTTTAAATGGCACCTTGAATATCGTCCCTGCGCTGGCGCCTTTGTTAGGCGGCCTGTTAGCCGAAGCCTTCGGCTGGCGCGCCCCCTTCTGGTTCTTGGTGCTATACGCCGTTCTGGTACTGATATTGGTGGTATTTTTCCTACCAGAGACCCGCCCAGCGGGAACCCAGTCGGTTAAAGGCTTACCGTTCAAAAACTATTTGCGTATTTTGCGTGACGATCGTTTTCTGGTCTTTGCGCTGGTGAACGCGGGTGCGATGGGAATGGCGCTGACTTATGTGTCTCTGGCTCCTAACGTATTGATGGGCGAGGCTAATCTCACACCGCTCCAGTTCTCACTGGCTTTCGGCGCCAACGGGTTCTGGATTATGTTTGTGAGTTTCTTTGCCAATAGGATCATTCAAAAAGTGGGCCGTCCAGCCTGTCTGATGACCGGTAGTCTGCTCATGGCTTTGGGGTGTGTAGGCTTATTATTTGGCTTAACACAATTAAGTGCAGAAATGCAGAATAGCTGGCCGACTTACATGTTGCCGGTCGCCAGTGCCTGCGCCGGTCTGGCCTTTATGATGGGCCCGGCGACCAGCTATGCCTTGGAACCTTACGCCAATGAAGCCGGTGTGGCCTCTGCTCTGGTCGGTTTTGTGCAAATGGCCGGCGGTGCCGCCTTGGGTCTGATCGCTATGTCATTACCCATTCAGCCTAAGCTTTCGCTGGCGTTGGTGATGTTAACCGGCTGTTTATTGGCGTGGATTGCCCGCAGTGCCAGCAAGCGGATGCCGACCATCATCAAGAAAATTGCCTGA
- a CDS encoding LysR family transcriptional regulator: protein MEHRYLRYFVAVASTRHFTRAAEKLGISQPPLSQQIQKLEREIGTPLLHRLSRGVELTEAGEAFYADALHILQLTDEAVERAKSIARGETGKLRVGFASSTAFQPAVLSLLHRYRETFPAVILLPSEEIMPVLMNDLHSERIDVAFIRQPCSASTEFTCEVLVEEDMVLVLPANHPLHHCAKISLRDLQHEKLITFPREVGPGLFDAIMNACYRAGFEPELGQQSPQLVSAIGMVSAGFGITVVPRSLTTIHANNVTYHEIDDDQLKTQITLAWRRHERSTAVVNMVNLLRRGG from the coding sequence ATGGAACATCGTTATCTGCGTTACTTCGTTGCCGTCGCTTCTACTCGGCACTTTACCCGGGCAGCTGAAAAGCTCGGCATCTCGCAACCGCCGCTGAGTCAGCAAATTCAAAAGCTGGAACGAGAGATAGGTACGCCGCTGTTACATCGGTTAAGCCGGGGAGTTGAACTGACGGAGGCCGGTGAGGCTTTCTATGCCGACGCCCTTCATATTTTGCAATTGACGGATGAAGCGGTTGAGCGAGCCAAAAGCATCGCCCGAGGGGAAACGGGAAAACTACGGGTTGGATTTGCCAGCTCCACCGCTTTCCAACCGGCGGTTTTATCCTTGTTGCACCGCTATCGAGAAACCTTTCCCGCGGTCATTTTATTGCCTAGCGAAGAAATCATGCCGGTGCTGATGAACGATTTACACAGCGAACGCATTGACGTGGCTTTTATTCGCCAGCCTTGTAGCGCCAGTACCGAATTTACCTGTGAGGTGCTAGTGGAAGAAGATATGGTGCTGGTGCTGCCCGCCAATCATCCTCTGCACCATTGTGCCAAAATCAGCCTGCGGGATTTACAGCATGAAAAGCTGATCACCTTCCCAAGGGAAGTTGGCCCCGGCTTGTTTGATGCCATTATGAACGCCTGTTATCGCGCCGGATTTGAGCCAGAACTGGGGCAACAATCGCCACAGTTGGTTTCCGCCATCGGCATGGTCTCAGCCGGATTTGGTATCACCGTAGTGCCGCGTTCACTAACAACCATTCATGCAAACAATGTTACCTACCATGAAATTGATGATGACCAGCTAAAAACCCAGATTACGCTGGCCTGGCGCCGCCACGAGCGCTCCACCGCGGTCGTGAATATGGTGAATTTGCTACGGCGTGGCGGATAA
- a CDS encoding pirin family protein, producing the protein MKKVLGVYTAPRSHWVGDGFPVRSLFSYQSHGKQLSPFLLLDYAGPQDFKPSNHPRGVGQHPHRGFETVTIVYQGEVQHRDSTGKGGVIGPGDVQWMTAGSGILHEEFHSEAFSKSGGPLEMVQLWVNLPAKDKMAAPGYQAILSQDIPRVELPDNAGRVRVIAGEFDGHTGPAKTFSPLNVWDMRLNQGSVSEISLPEGWNTALIVLHGTIMVNGESIGREAEMVLLDSAGSHLTIEANNNAVLVLLSGEPINEPIVGYGPFVMNSEQEIKNAIKDFNGGRFSSIDH; encoded by the coding sequence ATGAAAAAAGTACTAGGTGTTTACACTGCGCCACGTTCCCACTGGGTTGGGGACGGTTTCCCGGTTCGTTCTCTGTTTTCGTATCAAAGCCATGGCAAGCAGCTGAGTCCGTTCTTGCTGCTGGATTATGCCGGTCCGCAGGATTTTAAACCGAGCAATCACCCGCGTGGCGTAGGGCAACATCCGCATCGCGGTTTTGAAACCGTCACCATTGTGTATCAAGGTGAAGTCCAACATCGTGACTCAACCGGTAAAGGCGGCGTTATCGGGCCCGGCGATGTGCAATGGATGACCGCAGGCTCTGGTATTTTACACGAAGAGTTTCACTCCGAAGCCTTCAGTAAAAGCGGTGGCCCGCTGGAAATGGTTCAGCTGTGGGTGAACCTGCCTGCCAAAGATAAAATGGCCGCACCTGGATATCAGGCGATCCTGAGTCAGGATATTCCGCGCGTTGAACTGCCGGATAACGCCGGTCGTGTTCGGGTCATAGCCGGTGAGTTCGACGGCCATACCGGGCCTGCCAAAACCTTTTCACCGCTGAACGTTTGGGATATGCGGTTGAATCAGGGCAGCGTCAGTGAAATTTCTCTGCCGGAAGGCTGGAATACCGCACTGATCGTCTTGCACGGCACCATTATGGTGAATGGCGAAAGCATTGGTCGCGAAGCGGAAATGGTCTTGCTGGATTCAGCGGGCAGCCATCTGACCATTGAAGCCAACAATAATGCCGTCTTGGTATTGCTCAGCGGCGAACCGATCAATGAACCTATTGTCGGTTACGGGCCTTTTGTTATGAACAGCGAGCAGGAAATCAAAAATGCCATTAAAGATTTTAATGGCGGACGTTTCAGCTCTATCGACCATTAA
- a CDS encoding LysR family transcriptional regulator, whose amino-acid sequence MQDLNDLYYYVQVVDHGGFSAAARVLGMPKSKLSRRLALLEDRLGVRLVQRSTRRFAVTEIGQTYYEHCKAMLVEAKAAQESIELTRAEPRGVVRVTCPVALLQANVSQMLADYMASCPHVSVHLEATNRRVDPVAEAIDIAIRVRPGPIEDSDLVMRVLADRCQSLVASPALLAQCDEIRSPADLTGIPSLGLGQPQQNFVWNLQGPNDAHAAVNHQPRFITADMVALRCAALAGVGVVQLPLMMVREQLESGALIRLLPDWAPKPEIIHAVFPSRRGLLPSVRSLLDFLAERFAQIHET is encoded by the coding sequence ATGCAAGATCTCAACGATCTTTATTACTACGTTCAGGTGGTCGATCACGGTGGTTTTAGCGCAGCCGCGCGAGTGCTGGGTATGCCTAAATCCAAGCTCAGCCGCCGTTTGGCGCTGCTTGAGGACAGATTGGGCGTTCGCTTGGTGCAGCGTTCTACCCGACGTTTTGCGGTGACGGAGATCGGCCAAACCTATTATGAGCACTGTAAAGCCATGCTGGTGGAGGCCAAAGCGGCGCAGGAGTCTATTGAGTTAACCCGCGCTGAGCCACGTGGCGTGGTCAGAGTCACCTGTCCGGTGGCGTTGTTGCAGGCGAACGTGAGCCAGATGCTGGCGGATTACATGGCCAGTTGCCCTCATGTGAGCGTGCATTTGGAAGCCACGAATCGCCGGGTTGATCCGGTGGCGGAAGCTATTGATATTGCGATAAGAGTACGGCCTGGACCGATTGAGGACAGCGATTTAGTGATGCGGGTGCTGGCCGATCGTTGCCAGAGTCTGGTTGCCAGCCCGGCGTTGCTGGCGCAGTGCGATGAAATCCGATCACCGGCAGATCTGACCGGCATCCCCAGTTTAGGATTAGGGCAACCGCAGCAGAATTTTGTCTGGAATTTGCAAGGCCCAAATGATGCTCACGCGGCGGTTAATCATCAGCCTCGGTTTATTACTGCCGATATGGTGGCGTTGCGCTGTGCCGCGCTGGCTGGCGTTGGCGTGGTGCAATTGCCGCTGATGATGGTCAGGGAGCAACTAGAGAGTGGGGCGTTGATTCGCCTGCTACCGGATTGGGCACCCAAACCGGAAATTATTCATGCGGTATTTCCGTCTCGTCGCGGGTTGCTGCCTTCGGTTCGTAGCCTATTGGACTTCCTCGCCGAACGTTTTGCGCAAATTCACGAAACATAA
- the dadX gene encoding catabolic alanine racemase DadX, with protein MPRPISATLHLSAFDNNLNVIRNCAPQSKVWSVVKANAYGHGLSRVWESLSATDGFALLDLNEAVLLREKGWKGPILLLEGFFQPQDLTLLDHYRLTTTIHSDWQLDAIQRARLSAPLNVYLKLNSGMNRLGFPVRQAETVWQWAKSIANIDQITLMSHFANADNPTGVAQQFNDISDASANIPAPRSFANSAATLWHSQTHRDWVRPGIILYGASPSGRTADIADTGLQPTMSLCSEIIAVQDLSKGHGVGYGSRYQASDAQRIGVVACGYADGYPRHAPTGTPAWVEGVMTRTLGTISMDMMMVDLTLCPQAVTGSKVELWGKNLPIDDVAAAAGTVGYELMCALAPRVPVKIES; from the coding sequence ATGCCTCGCCCGATATCTGCCACGCTGCATTTGTCTGCCTTTGATAATAATCTTAATGTCATCAGAAATTGTGCTCCTCAGTCAAAAGTATGGTCAGTGGTTAAAGCCAATGCTTACGGTCACGGCCTGAGCAGAGTGTGGGAAAGTTTATCCGCTACCGATGGGTTTGCATTATTGGATCTCAATGAAGCAGTCTTACTGCGTGAGAAGGGTTGGAAAGGGCCAATTCTATTGCTGGAAGGGTTCTTTCAACCGCAGGATTTGACGTTGTTGGATCATTATCGTCTGACGACGACGATACACAGTGATTGGCAATTAGACGCTATTCAACGAGCGCGGTTAAGTGCACCACTTAATGTTTATCTTAAACTGAACAGCGGAATGAACCGCTTAGGTTTTCCGGTTCGTCAGGCTGAGACGGTCTGGCAATGGGCGAAAAGCATTGCCAATATCGATCAAATTACGTTAATGAGTCATTTTGCTAATGCGGATAATCCTACCGGCGTGGCGCAGCAGTTTAATGACATCAGCGATGCCAGTGCCAATATTCCTGCTCCGCGCAGTTTTGCCAATTCCGCCGCGACGCTTTGGCACAGTCAAACTCATCGAGATTGGGTACGGCCGGGTATTATTTTATACGGGGCGTCCCCGAGTGGTAGGACGGCAGATATTGCGGACACCGGTTTGCAACCGACAATGAGTTTGTGTAGTGAAATCATCGCCGTTCAGGATTTGAGCAAGGGCCATGGCGTGGGCTATGGCAGCCGCTATCAGGCCAGCGATGCTCAGCGTATTGGCGTCGTGGCTTGCGGCTATGCCGACGGCTATCCGCGTCATGCGCCAACGGGTACTCCGGCATGGGTTGAGGGCGTTATGACTCGAACCTTGGGCACTATATCAATGGATATGATGATGGTGGATTTAACCCTTTGTCCACAGGCCGTAACAGGTAGCAAGGTTGAATTGTGGGGGAAAAATCTGCCGATTGACGACGTTGCCGCCGCTGCGGGAACCGTGGGCTACGAATTGATGTGCGCTTTGGCTCCCAGAGTGCCGGTGAAAATCGAGAGTTAA
- the budA gene encoding acetolactate decarboxylase has product MIKQDHPVCSCAETIAQSFIAHQKGHPECVLYQTSLMSALISGVYEGNITMKQLLQHGDFGLGTFNNLDGELVAFNSEIYQLRSDGSARSAQPEQKTPFAVMTFFQPTEKRCFEHKMSRQQIHNVIDDVTETDNLFCALRIDGKFSHVETRTVPRQQRPYKPMLEAIAEQPTFEFEHRSGVIIGFRSPAYTQGINVAGYHEHFITDDRSGGGHVLDYQLENGELTFGTLTKLVIDLPQDNDFLKADLTPLNLDTAIRAVES; this is encoded by the coding sequence ATGATTAAACAAGATCACCCAGTATGTTCATGTGCAGAGACGATTGCGCAGAGCTTCATTGCCCATCAGAAAGGGCATCCAGAGTGTGTTTTGTACCAAACCTCATTGATGAGTGCGCTAATTAGTGGTGTTTACGAAGGCAATATCACCATGAAGCAGCTGCTTCAGCACGGTGACTTTGGATTAGGAACCTTCAACAATCTCGATGGGGAGTTAGTGGCGTTCAACAGCGAAATTTATCAATTGCGTTCGGACGGTAGCGCCCGTAGCGCCCAGCCTGAGCAGAAAACGCCCTTCGCAGTGATGACCTTCTTCCAGCCGACGGAAAAACGTTGTTTTGAGCATAAAATGAGCCGCCAGCAGATTCACAATGTGATTGATGATGTGACCGAGACCGATAATCTGTTCTGCGCATTGCGTATCGATGGCAAGTTTAGCCACGTTGAAACCCGCACCGTACCGCGTCAGCAGCGCCCTTATAAACCCATGCTCGAAGCCATTGCCGAACAGCCGACGTTTGAATTCGAGCATCGCAGCGGCGTGATTATCGGATTTCGCAGCCCGGCTTATACCCAAGGCATTAATGTCGCGGGTTACCACGAGCATTTTATTACCGATGACCGCAGCGGTGGCGGCCATGTACTTGATTATCAACTGGAAAACGGAGAGCTGACTTTCGGCACGTTGACCAAGCTGGTGATTGATTTACCGCAGGACAATGACTTCCTGAAAGCAGATTTGACGCCGTTGAATCTCGATACAGCGATTCGCGCGGTAGAAAGTTAA
- a CDS encoding D-amino acid dehydrogenase — translation MRIIILGSGVVGVASAWYLAKAGNEVTVIDRQSGPAQETSAGNAGQISPGYAAPWAAPGVPLKAIKWMFQRHAPLAIRLDGSSFQLRWMWQMLKNCSTSHYMTNKSRMVRLAEYSRDCLKDLREDTGIQYEGRQGGTLQLFRTQQQFDNAAKDMAVLEDAGVPYQLLTADKLATIEPALSKVSHKLTGGLRLPNDETGDCRLFTEQLAKMAEAAGVKFIFNRSVDKLLVDGNQIAGVLCGNDVIKGDAYVVAFGSYSTSLLQGLVSIPVYPLKGYSLTIPITDPDSAPFSTVLDETYKIAITRFDDRIRVGGMAEIVGFNTQLEQARRETLEMVVQDLYPDGGKVEHATFWTGLRPMTPDGTPVVGRTTLKNLYLNTGHGTLGWTMACGSGQLLADIISGRQTAIDADDLAVARYSPGFHSANHGSLYAARSIR, via the coding sequence ATGCGTATTATCATTTTGGGAAGTGGAGTGGTGGGGGTGGCCAGCGCCTGGTACCTGGCAAAAGCAGGCAATGAGGTAACGGTCATTGACCGCCAATCTGGCCCGGCTCAGGAAACCAGCGCAGGTAACGCGGGGCAAATTTCCCCCGGCTATGCCGCGCCTTGGGCAGCTCCGGGCGTACCGTTGAAAGCCATTAAATGGATGTTCCAACGCCATGCTCCGCTGGCCATCCGATTAGATGGCAGCAGCTTCCAGTTACGCTGGATGTGGCAGATGCTGAAAAATTGTAGTACTTCCCATTATATGACCAATAAAAGCCGCATGGTTCGGCTGGCCGAATACAGTCGGGATTGCCTGAAAGATCTGCGCGAAGATACCGGAATCCAATACGAAGGCCGTCAGGGTGGAACCTTGCAATTGTTCCGGACTCAGCAACAGTTTGATAATGCTGCAAAAGATATGGCGGTATTGGAGGATGCGGGCGTACCTTATCAATTATTAACCGCTGATAAATTAGCGACCATAGAGCCAGCCTTGTCCAAAGTGTCTCATAAACTGACCGGCGGATTACGTTTACCTAACGACGAAACCGGCGATTGCCGTTTATTTACCGAGCAATTGGCGAAAATGGCTGAAGCCGCCGGAGTGAAATTTATTTTTAACCGCTCGGTAGATAAATTGCTGGTGGACGGTAATCAAATCGCTGGTGTACTTTGCGGCAATGACGTGATCAAGGGAGATGCTTATGTCGTGGCATTTGGCTCTTATTCCACGTCATTACTACAGGGTTTAGTGTCTATTCCGGTATATCCGCTAAAGGGTTACTCGCTGACTATTCCAATTACCGATCCGGATTCTGCGCCATTTTCTACCGTGTTGGATGAAACTTATAAGATTGCAATTACCCGATTTGACGATCGTATTCGCGTCGGTGGTATGGCGGAGATTGTGGGTTTTAATACCCAATTGGAACAGGCCCGTCGGGAAACGCTGGAAATGGTGGTGCAGGATTTGTATCCGGATGGGGGCAAAGTTGAACACGCCACATTCTGGACCGGGTTGCGTCCAATGACGCCTGACGGTACGCCGGTGGTAGGGCGGACGACGCTGAAAAATCTCTATCTGAATACCGGCCACGGCACTCTGGGCTGGACAATGGCCTGCGGCTCAGGGCAACTACTGGCCGATATCATTTCTGGCCGTCAGACCGCCATTGACGCCGATGATTTAGCGGTTGCTCGTTATAGTCCGGGATTCCATTCCGCGAATCATGGCAGTCTGTACGCGGCGCGTTCGATTCGCTAA
- a CDS encoding EAL and GGDEF domain-containing protein, with protein sequence MSHLNDPFPTEKDLSAYSEHEALLQALNLSLAIIEFDLNGVVVNVNQNYLDYFGYQRDEVIGQSHKMFCKPDFIGSKEYHALRKSLRAGQSLEGRFERRHKDGSPVWLAAIYQPVPGRDGKTAKMVKIAKNITQQVALESSTHEWVQLLTELTDRSDSAMFIAGGSDDGQLTLYINQGFTKLFGYSAQQALGQPIAALLQNKPPSSSISASSDDLHQTLQPEELFYSQDGQPHWCSATINSVYDEQGKASYTIGVLTDITPTKIYEVLQYKVLESLVLERPLDEVLNMFCLEIERIAPEVVVSILQARDDNTLQHLAAPSLSPHYTDALQRVPIGPHSGSCGTAAYRKEPVLVDDIANDPLCRRLRHILLPLGLLACWSSPILSSQGEVLGTFAFYFREKRGPNAFHHKLVKLSTNLCALALERKQSRMKIQQLALYDSLTGLPNRAQFLNHAHQAISQAEAQGQSLVVLVIDIDRFKQVNDSLGQAAGDELLCTIAQRLRGDMAKHDIIGRLSGDEFVLILTSFDVDKTTLRVEKLLGCLSQPCQIAGVTIIPSAGIGISLYPDNGKEINTLLHNADAAKHKAKEMGRGQFQFFSREMNQLNLQRQALEGALRQAVHLNTLQLYYQPQVRLHDSQLYGVEALSRWHHPTLGEIPPQRFIPLAEECGLINELALWTINEACRQLAEWRLRGLDVPSISVNLSPTNFHNLGLPDIIAHILQRYHLPPQDLTLEITEDILIDNNPSIFATLHKIHKQGVRLSMDDFGTGYSSLSYLRRLELDEIKLDKSFVNDLEHDETSRTLSEAVIRIGESLQLSVVVEGVETEAQRNLLSRQGYLIGQGYLFSEPLDASAMEQWVIAHASS encoded by the coding sequence ATGAGCCATTTAAATGACCCTTTCCCCACTGAAAAAGATCTGTCTGCGTACAGTGAACATGAGGCGCTGTTGCAAGCATTAAATCTTTCTCTGGCTATTATCGAATTCGATCTTAACGGCGTGGTAGTCAATGTTAACCAGAACTACCTTGATTACTTTGGTTATCAGCGTGACGAAGTCATCGGACAGTCCCATAAAATGTTCTGTAAGCCCGATTTTATCGGGAGCAAAGAGTATCACGCCCTGCGTAAAAGCCTGCGCGCTGGCCAGTCTCTGGAAGGTCGCTTTGAGCGGCGACATAAAGACGGCTCCCCGGTATGGCTCGCCGCGATTTATCAGCCGGTTCCGGGTCGCGACGGTAAAACCGCCAAAATGGTCAAAATCGCCAAAAATATCACTCAGCAGGTGGCGCTGGAATCCTCAACCCATGAATGGGTACAGCTGCTGACCGAACTGACCGACCGCAGCGATAGCGCAATGTTTATTGCCGGTGGCAGCGATGACGGTCAGCTAACCTTGTATATTAATCAGGGTTTTACCAAACTATTCGGTTACAGCGCACAGCAGGCACTGGGGCAACCGATTGCTGCCCTATTACAAAATAAACCGCCTTCCTCATCGATATCGGCTTCGTCCGACGACCTTCACCAAACGTTGCAGCCGGAAGAACTGTTTTATAGTCAGGACGGCCAGCCTCATTGGTGCTCGGCAACCATAAATTCGGTCTATGACGAACAGGGGAAAGCCAGTTATACCATTGGCGTACTGACGGATATTACCCCGACCAAAATATATGAAGTACTACAATATAAGGTATTGGAATCCTTAGTGTTAGAGCGCCCGCTGGATGAAGTGCTGAATATGTTTTGTCTCGAGATTGAACGCATTGCGCCGGAAGTCGTGGTGAGTATTCTTCAGGCGCGGGATGATAATACCTTACAGCATTTGGCGGCTCCCAGTTTGTCACCACACTACACCGACGCACTGCAACGGGTGCCCATCGGCCCGCACAGCGGCTCTTGTGGTACTGCAGCCTATCGCAAAGAACCGGTATTAGTGGACGATATCGCCAACGACCCTTTGTGTCGTCGCCTCCGTCATATTTTGCTGCCACTCGGATTATTAGCCTGTTGGTCTAGCCCTATTTTATCCAGCCAGGGAGAAGTGCTGGGAACTTTTGCCTTCTACTTTCGCGAAAAACGCGGCCCTAACGCCTTCCACCATAAGTTAGTCAAACTGTCCACTAACCTGTGCGCGCTGGCGCTGGAAAGAAAACAGTCACGGATGAAAATCCAGCAACTGGCGCTGTATGACTCACTGACCGGCCTGCCTAATCGCGCCCAGTTCCTCAACCATGCTCATCAGGCAATTAGTCAAGCTGAAGCGCAAGGGCAATCGCTGGTCGTATTAGTGATTGATATCGACCGCTTTAAGCAGGTAAACGATTCATTGGGTCAGGCTGCGGGAGATGAATTGCTGTGTACCATTGCCCAACGATTACGCGGGGATATGGCCAAACACGATATTATTGGCCGTTTATCGGGGGACGAGTTCGTCCTGATTCTAACCTCTTTTGACGTTGATAAAACCACGCTACGAGTCGAGAAACTGCTGGGTTGCCTGTCACAGCCCTGCCAGATTGCCGGGGTGACCATTATTCCTTCTGCCGGAATAGGTATTAGCCTGTATCCAGATAATGGCAAAGAAATCAATACGCTGCTGCACAATGCAGATGCTGCCAAGCACAAGGCTAAAGAGATGGGCCGTGGACAGTTCCAGTTCTTCAGCAGAGAAATGAACCAGCTAAATTTACAGCGTCAGGCGCTGGAAGGCGCGCTGCGTCAAGCGGTTCATCTCAATACCCTGCAGCTCTATTATCAGCCACAGGTCAGACTTCACGATAGTCAACTTTACGGCGTAGAAGCCTTAAGCCGATGGCATCATCCAACGCTTGGGGAGATCCCGCCGCAGCGTTTTATTCCATTGGCCGAAGAATGCGGGTTAATTAATGAACTCGCGCTGTGGACTATTAATGAAGCCTGTCGTCAGTTGGCGGAATGGCGCCTGCGTGGCCTTGATGTACCGTCTATTTCCGTTAATTTATCACCAACCAATTTCCATAATTTAGGGCTGCCGGATATCATCGCCCACATTCTGCAACGCTACCATCTGCCACCGCAGGATTTAACTTTGGAAATTACCGAAGATATTCTGATTGATAATAATCCCAGTATTTTTGCCACCCTTCATAAGATCCATAAGCAGGGCGTCAGGTTATCAATGGATGACTTTGGCACCGGCTATTCCAGCCTGAGCTATCTACGTCGACTGGAATTAGATGAAATCAAGCTGGATAAGAGTTTCGTAAACGATCTGGAGCACGATGAAACCAGCAGAACGCTTAGCGAAGCGGTAATCCGCATTGGTGAAAGCCTGCAACTCTCCGTCGTGGTAGAAGGCGTGGAAACCGAAGCGCAACGCAACTTGCTCAGCCGTCAGGGTTATCTCATCGGGCAGGGATATCTGTTTTCCGAACCGCTGGATGCTTCCGCCATGGAACAATGGGTCATTGCTCACGCGTCAAGCTGA